One genomic segment of Paraburkholderia phymatum STM815 includes these proteins:
- a CDS encoding thioesterase family protein, producing the protein MNPNFLNPISTLIFSMTTLEKGFTTSLTVTVTEEHLASRLDIDAGERFPNVLSTPWLIAHLERAAAKALHPLLQDGQLSVGSRVVFDHFAPTPLGATFTAYAKFTGMEGPLYLFDLWAADAGGAIGKGTHARAVVPGVAVEKRAAKRLGQTA; encoded by the coding sequence TTGAATCCGAACTTCCTCAATCCAATTTCAACACTCATTTTCAGCATGACAACACTCGAAAAAGGCTTCACAACTTCGCTTACGGTAACTGTTACGGAAGAACATCTCGCAAGCCGGCTGGACATCGATGCAGGCGAGCGCTTTCCCAACGTACTTTCAACTCCGTGGCTGATCGCTCATCTGGAGCGAGCCGCAGCTAAAGCACTGCATCCACTTCTGCAGGATGGTCAGCTCTCGGTGGGTTCGCGCGTGGTTTTTGACCACTTCGCACCTACACCCCTAGGGGCAACGTTCACGGCTTACGCGAAGTTCACCGGCATGGAGGGCCCGCTTTATCTTTTTGACCTCTGGGCAGCGGATGCGGGCGGCGCGATTGGCAAGGGCACTCACGCACGCGCCGTCGTGCCTGGCGTTGCGGTTGAGAAGCGTGCCGCGAAGCGCCTCGGTCAAACGGCCTGA
- a CDS encoding class II aldolase/adducin family protein has protein sequence MAASVSQQVGEERATRDDLAAAYRLIAFLGMDDGIYTHISARVPGADENFLINPFGLLFREVTASSLVKIDLEGKLLEPSDYEVNPAGFTIHSAIHAARPDALCVMHTHTIGGVAVSSLEDGLQPTNQWAFQFYDRVAYHEYEGLALDLDERARLVASLGPDKRCLILRNHGLLTIGRSVAEAFILMHNLERACRVQLAIQSSGQKVRGVPAEVCERTARQYERGGSSASQLDGIAREWKSFRRLLEAQIGSGYRQ, from the coding sequence ATGGCAGCGAGTGTCTCGCAACAGGTCGGCGAAGAACGCGCAACGCGCGATGATCTCGCCGCCGCTTACCGGCTTATCGCGTTTCTTGGCATGGATGACGGTATCTATACACATATCTCCGCAAGGGTGCCTGGAGCGGATGAGAACTTTCTGATCAACCCGTTTGGATTGCTGTTTCGTGAGGTGACAGCATCGTCCCTCGTAAAGATCGACCTCGAAGGAAAACTGCTCGAGCCGTCTGACTATGAGGTGAACCCCGCTGGCTTCACGATCCACAGTGCGATTCATGCCGCGCGGCCTGACGCTCTCTGCGTGATGCATACTCATACGATCGGCGGCGTCGCAGTCTCCTCGCTGGAAGACGGTCTTCAGCCTACAAATCAATGGGCCTTCCAGTTTTATGATCGCGTGGCCTATCACGAATATGAAGGTCTTGCCCTCGACCTGGATGAGCGCGCGCGCCTCGTCGCAAGCCTCGGTCCGGACAAACGTTGCCTGATCCTCCGCAACCACGGCCTCCTGACGATTGGCCGCTCCGTGGCTGAAGCGTTCATCCTGATGCACAACCTCGAACGCGCGTGTCGGGTACAACTGGCCATTCAGTCGTCGGGGCAAAAGGTACGTGGAGTCCCGGCAGAAGTGTGTGAACGCACTGCGCGTCAGTATGAACGCGGCGGCTCCAGCGCAAGTCAGCTCGATGGCATTGCGCGCGAATGGAAAAGTTTTCGCCGTCTGCTCGAAGCGCAGATCGGTAGTGGATACCGGCAATGA
- a CDS encoding 2-hydroxyacid dehydrogenase: MREIAARETARGASGRHEPVALGKPPCVALLSSSIDMSYLVPAFRRLDPEIDLRWGANLGSLTDIEAAVCWRPARGLLRQLPNLQLIQSSGAGVDHLLDDPDLPDDVPLCRAIDPSMAAGMAAYVCWAVIHHQRNMKDYLGNAIVHAWFERPVTLPSSHVVGIAGMGELGRASARALTTIGYNVRGWSRTPPSEPIEGVDYFSGESELRSFLRVCDTLVCLLPLTNETRGFLGGKLFSALKHGAHIVNVGRGEHLVESELLDALANGSIGAATLDTFRHEPLPASSALWSNSRVCITPHIASRCDPLVLARQTIDRLNSIRTGAPTNGLVDRNAGY, translated from the coding sequence ATGAGGGAAATAGCCGCGCGTGAGACCGCGCGTGGCGCCTCGGGGCGACACGAACCTGTCGCCCTTGGAAAGCCACCGTGCGTCGCGCTTCTCAGCTCAAGCATCGACATGTCCTACCTTGTACCGGCGTTTCGGCGACTGGATCCCGAAATCGACCTGCGGTGGGGCGCCAACCTGGGTAGCCTCACTGACATCGAAGCAGCCGTTTGCTGGCGTCCGGCCCGCGGACTACTGCGGCAACTACCAAACCTGCAACTCATCCAGTCTTCGGGCGCGGGCGTCGACCATCTACTTGACGACCCTGACCTTCCGGACGATGTGCCGCTTTGTCGCGCGATCGATCCGTCGATGGCCGCGGGCATGGCTGCCTACGTGTGCTGGGCCGTGATTCATCATCAGCGCAACATGAAGGACTATCTGGGCAATGCAATCGTCCATGCGTGGTTCGAGCGCCCTGTCACACTTCCTTCGTCGCATGTCGTCGGGATTGCAGGCATGGGTGAACTAGGTCGTGCCAGCGCACGCGCATTGACAACGATCGGCTACAACGTTCGGGGCTGGTCACGCACGCCACCGTCCGAGCCGATTGAAGGCGTCGATTACTTCTCGGGAGAATCGGAACTCAGGTCTTTCCTCCGGGTCTGCGACACGCTCGTGTGTCTGCTCCCCCTTACAAACGAGACCCGAGGATTTCTTGGTGGGAAGCTTTTTTCAGCACTCAAACACGGCGCGCATATTGTCAACGTCGGACGTGGTGAGCATCTCGTAGAGAGCGAACTGCTCGACGCACTTGCCAATGGGAGCATTGGCGCAGCTACGCTCGACACCTTCCGCCACGAGCCGCTCCCAGCTTCCAGCGCGCTATGGTCTAATTCCCGGGTCTGCATTACCCCTCATATTGCAAGCCGCTGCGACCCGTTGGTCCTCGCTCGACAGACAATCGATCGCCTGAACTCGATTCGCACCGGCGCGCCGACCAATGGACTTGTCGACCGCAACGCCGGATATTGA
- a CDS encoding adenosine deaminase produces MPTMQTYINGLPKAELHMHLEGCIEPDMMFTLAERNGHSLRWPSAEALRSAYEFNDLQSFLDLYFEGCHVLVEEQDFYDVTHRYLQKAHEQTVRHAEMFTGPQTFTERGTPLEAVMEGVLGAMQNAKHEFGITSGLLISAHRHRTQEAAIELLDSIQPWRENISGIGMGGAELPNPPSKFVEFFARCRAQNLPVTIHAGEEGPADYIRQAIDLLHVNRIDHGNACLTDPSLVRELAERRIPLTVCPLSNLKLNVVPSDVPHPLRGMLDAGLCATINSDDPPYFGGYVNENFAYVQRNLKLTRNELVQLAKNSFEASFIDRALAQRYIDSVDAYDRSVAHIN; encoded by the coding sequence ATGCCAACCATGCAAACGTACATTAATGGCCTGCCGAAGGCCGAGTTGCACATGCACCTTGAAGGCTGCATTGAACCTGACATGATGTTCACACTTGCCGAGCGCAACGGGCACTCGCTGCGTTGGCCGTCGGCCGAAGCACTTCGTTCCGCCTATGAGTTCAACGATCTTCAATCGTTTCTCGATCTCTATTTCGAAGGATGCCACGTCCTCGTCGAGGAACAGGACTTTTATGATGTGACACATCGCTACCTTCAGAAGGCACATGAGCAAACAGTGCGTCATGCAGAAATGTTCACCGGTCCGCAGACATTCACCGAACGCGGTACGCCTCTGGAAGCAGTGATGGAGGGTGTGCTGGGCGCCATGCAGAATGCGAAACACGAGTTCGGCATAACGTCCGGGTTGCTGATCAGTGCACATCGGCATCGCACGCAAGAAGCTGCGATCGAACTTCTCGATTCCATCCAGCCATGGCGAGAAAATATCTCTGGCATTGGCATGGGTGGGGCCGAGCTACCAAATCCACCAAGCAAGTTTGTCGAATTCTTCGCCCGCTGTCGTGCCCAAAACTTGCCCGTGACAATTCACGCAGGTGAAGAAGGTCCGGCCGACTATATACGACAGGCAATCGACCTGCTACACGTGAACCGCATCGATCACGGCAATGCATGTCTCACCGACCCATCGCTCGTGCGCGAACTGGCCGAGCGCCGCATTCCACTGACAGTCTGCCCGCTGTCAAATCTCAAGCTGAACGTTGTCCCAAGCGACGTCCCACATCCCCTCCGGGGCATGCTGGACGCAGGACTTTGCGCAACAATCAACTCTGATGATCCTCCGTACTTTGGTGGTTATGTGAATGAAAATTTTGCTTATGTTCAACGCAACCTCAAACTTACGCGAAACGAGCTTGTTCAGCTCGCGAAAAACAGTTTCGAAGCCTCTTTCATCGACCGGGCGCTAGCGCAGCGATATATCGATTCTGTCGATGCTTACGATCGCTCAGTCGCTCACATAAACTGA
- a CDS encoding porin, whose translation MKRVPLKKRIAVASAVASLAAAIPQLAQAQSSVTLYGLISTGILYTSNSGGKSVVSMASGPEQLPRMGLKGREELGGGTAAIFTLENGFNSVNGSLGQGGRMFGRWAYVGLTNNTYGTVTVGRQLEEMAQQLYWSESGVIFAAFGTRIGDNDNIFNSNRFNNSIRYASPNIHGLTFAGSYAFSNQVGGFSNNNGYSFGANYVSGSLKLGAAFTQFNHPAVASNLNGAVDDGSWGFSNPFVKSLGGAVTAQQRIMGVGASYNFNIVQVAAGYTNVLYNYLDNTGLRLQNAELTVTKQITPTTLIGAGYIFTAGNYSADRQPRYHQVNLGSVYSLSKRTDLWLVGMYMHAAGDAHHAQIYTTTASSTQNQMAVVTGIRTRF comes from the coding sequence ATGAAAAGAGTACCCCTGAAGAAGCGGATCGCGGTGGCTTCGGCTGTCGCCAGTTTGGCTGCGGCCATACCTCAGCTGGCGCAAGCACAAAGTTCGGTCACACTTTATGGCCTGATATCCACCGGTATCCTATACACCTCAAACTCAGGAGGTAAGTCGGTCGTCTCAATGGCCAGCGGGCCAGAGCAGTTGCCGCGTATGGGCCTGAAAGGGCGGGAGGAGCTAGGTGGGGGAACTGCCGCGATATTCACGTTGGAAAACGGCTTCAATTCGGTGAATGGCTCGTTGGGTCAGGGCGGCCGAATGTTCGGGCGATGGGCCTACGTTGGCCTGACCAACAATACCTACGGTACGGTGACGGTCGGCCGTCAGCTGGAGGAAATGGCACAGCAGTTGTACTGGAGTGAATCGGGTGTGATCTTCGCGGCCTTCGGGACGCGTATCGGGGACAACGACAACATCTTCAACTCAAATCGGTTCAATAACTCGATCCGCTATGCGTCGCCGAACATTCACGGGCTGACGTTCGCGGGATCATACGCGTTCTCGAACCAGGTGGGTGGATTCTCGAACAACAATGGATACAGCTTTGGTGCAAACTACGTATCCGGCTCCCTCAAGCTCGGGGCGGCATTTACTCAGTTCAATCATCCTGCGGTGGCGTCGAATCTGAATGGTGCGGTCGACGACGGTTCATGGGGATTTTCCAACCCATTCGTAAAGAGCCTTGGTGGCGCGGTGACTGCCCAGCAACGCATCATGGGCGTAGGTGCGAGCTACAATTTCAATATCGTGCAGGTTGCGGCTGGCTATACCAATGTCCTCTACAACTATCTGGATAATACCGGGCTTCGATTGCAGAACGCAGAGCTCACTGTGACCAAGCAGATCACGCCGACCACCCTTATCGGAGCGGGCTACATCTTTACTGCAGGCAACTACTCGGCAGATCGGCAACCGCGTTATCACCAGGTCAATCTGGGGAGCGTATATTCACTGAGCAAGCGCACAGACCTTTGGCTGGTCGGCATGTATATGCACGCTGCGGGCGACGCGCACCATGCGCAGATCTATACGACTACTGCGTCAAGCACGCAAAACCAGATGGCAGTGGTGACAGGCATCAGGACGAGGTTTTAA
- a CDS encoding LysR family transcriptional regulator, which yields MSPLMHYVREVALEGSIRRAADNLHISPSAIARQIQQLEEQFGAALFERQPRGMRLTEAGQIVLETIQQFERNAASALSHVEELRGLKRGRVSIGALQTLGEDILPRALTDLRERYPGICFNAYIGNSSDIIRKVADGDIDIGVCWDPGGAVPIERLRVVPIAIGVAMQSGHALAEKDLVSLRDCAPYPMIFPSRDMMFRTLIDRINVGVGSSVTPVIETNSMSMMRRLVRDGAGLVLTTSMSLLGDLAVGKVVHRPLLESAVHTFPLCLFVRSDRDLPLAVKIVVEQFTLEMDSLAAQHCG from the coding sequence ATGTCACCGCTGATGCACTATGTGCGCGAGGTGGCGCTGGAAGGTTCAATCCGTCGAGCTGCCGACAACCTGCATATTTCGCCTTCCGCAATCGCCCGCCAGATCCAGCAACTCGAAGAACAGTTTGGTGCCGCGTTGTTCGAGCGGCAGCCACGCGGCATGCGCCTGACCGAAGCAGGACAGATAGTGCTGGAAACAATCCAGCAGTTCGAGCGCAATGCTGCGTCCGCGCTTTCCCACGTCGAGGAGCTTCGTGGCCTTAAGCGTGGACGGGTCTCGATCGGAGCGTTGCAGACGCTCGGAGAGGACATCCTGCCGCGCGCATTGACAGATCTGCGCGAACGGTATCCGGGGATATGCTTCAATGCTTATATCGGAAATTCCTCCGACATCATCCGCAAGGTAGCCGACGGGGACATTGACATCGGCGTGTGCTGGGATCCAGGGGGGGCGGTACCAATCGAGCGTCTGCGCGTCGTTCCCATTGCAATAGGCGTCGCGATGCAAAGCGGTCACGCGCTCGCAGAGAAGGATTTAGTGAGTCTGCGCGACTGCGCGCCGTATCCCATGATCTTTCCGTCACGCGACATGATGTTTCGCACGTTGATTGATCGCATAAACGTTGGAGTGGGTAGCAGCGTTACACCGGTTATCGAGACCAACTCGATGTCCATGATGCGGAGGCTCGTTCGGGATGGGGCCGGACTGGTGCTGACCACGTCGATGTCGCTGCTCGGTGATCTGGCCGTAGGCAAAGTAGTGCACCGCCCACTACTCGAGTCTGCTGTTCACACCTTTCCACTGTGCCTTTTCGTTCGCAGCGACCGTGACCTACCGCTGGCCGTGAAGATCGTTGTGGAACAGTTCACGCTCGAGATGGATTCGCTTGCGGCACAGCACTGTGGTTGA
- a CDS encoding LLM class flavin-dependent oxidoreductase, producing the protein MMKLGGLFHPTGNHIAAWLSPDSQLDAGSNFQHYVKLAKTAEAARFDLLFLADAAAVRGGDLAALSRWPQYMAYFEPTTLLAGIAAMTQHIGLVATATTSYNEPYNIARRYASLDHISAGRAGWNVVTSSNLDESMNFGRDEHFSHETRYERAREFVGVVRGLWDSWEDDAFIRDRESGVYFRPDSLHTLDHRGTHFSVRGPLNIARPPQGHPVIAQAGSSNDGMELAAETAEIVFTAQHTLEKAKAFYDDLKSRMSRYGRQPEQLKIMPGLNPVIGSTREEAKQRHAELQAMIQPEVGLELLSNALGGFDLRGYDLDGPLPGTISAENTNTSKSTVQSVLDMANRENLTIRQLYQKMAGARGQRTIIGTPVDIADEMEAWFRAEAVDGFLVQPAVLPGDLDVFAATVVPELQRRGLFRTKYEGATLRENLGLTRPANRFTKAGSQ; encoded by the coding sequence ATGATGAAACTTGGCGGACTCTTCCATCCCACGGGCAACCACATTGCCGCGTGGCTGAGTCCTGATTCCCAACTCGACGCGGGAAGCAACTTCCAGCACTATGTGAAACTGGCAAAAACGGCTGAGGCCGCGCGGTTTGACCTGCTGTTTCTTGCCGATGCCGCAGCTGTGCGAGGCGGCGATCTAGCGGCGCTCTCGCGCTGGCCCCAGTACATGGCGTATTTCGAGCCCACGACGCTTCTGGCAGGGATCGCTGCGATGACGCAGCATATCGGCCTCGTTGCGACAGCAACCACCAGTTACAACGAGCCGTACAACATCGCACGGCGTTACGCCTCGCTTGATCACATCAGCGCTGGTCGGGCCGGCTGGAACGTGGTCACGTCCTCGAACCTTGACGAGAGCATGAATTTCGGGCGCGATGAACACTTTTCTCATGAGACTCGATACGAGCGTGCACGGGAGTTTGTCGGCGTCGTTCGCGGCTTGTGGGACAGCTGGGAGGACGACGCCTTCATTCGAGATCGCGAATCGGGAGTCTATTTCCGGCCAGACTCGCTGCACACTCTCGATCATCGCGGCACGCATTTCAGTGTGCGTGGCCCACTGAACATAGCGCGACCTCCGCAGGGGCATCCCGTGATCGCACAGGCGGGCTCGTCAAACGACGGGATGGAACTCGCCGCTGAAACTGCAGAAATCGTGTTCACTGCACAGCACACGCTTGAGAAGGCCAAGGCTTTCTACGATGATCTGAAAAGCCGCATGAGCCGTTACGGCAGGCAGCCGGAGCAGCTCAAGATCATGCCGGGTCTCAATCCCGTTATTGGCTCAACCCGCGAGGAGGCGAAGCAACGTCACGCGGAACTGCAGGCGATGATTCAACCGGAAGTCGGGCTTGAGCTCCTGTCAAATGCACTCGGAGGGTTTGATCTGCGCGGGTACGATCTTGACGGCCCCCTGCCGGGCACAATCAGCGCAGAAAACACCAACACTAGCAAGAGCACCGTTCAGTCCGTTCTCGATATGGCAAACCGCGAAAATCTCACGATTCGTCAGCTCTATCAAAAGATGGCGGGCGCGCGCGGTCAGCGCACGATTATCGGCACCCCGGTAGATATCGCCGACGAAATGGAAGCATGGTTTCGCGCCGAAGCGGTCGACGGCTTCCTAGTTCAACCTGCTGTATTGCCGGGCGACCTTGATGTATTTGCCGCGACGGTGGTGCCCGAACTTCAGCGGCGAGGATTGTTCCGAACCAAATATGAAGGTGCCACGCTGCGCGAGAACCTCGGGCTGACCCGCCCGGCAAACCGCTTTACGAAGGCAGGGAGTCAGTGA
- a CDS encoding flavin reductase family protein: MEAIQNEACVVDFAKAMRRLASTVCVVATHDDVQPYGMVATAVTSLSATPASLLVCINKDASSHPVIERVGRFSVTLLRKDQRHISDRFGSRYSQAERFASSQWKMSMRWTLPCLENAQATFFCSLARQFEHGTHTVFVGDVLQTVVNDEVDPLLYADGAYRCLDSVQAHLT; the protein is encoded by the coding sequence ATGGAAGCGATCCAGAACGAGGCCTGTGTCGTCGATTTCGCAAAGGCCATGCGTCGTCTCGCGTCAACAGTATGCGTCGTAGCAACCCACGATGATGTGCAACCGTATGGTATGGTCGCGACAGCAGTGACCTCCCTTAGTGCAACACCCGCATCCTTGCTCGTATGTATCAACAAGGACGCATCGTCCCATCCGGTGATCGAGCGCGTTGGTCGCTTTTCGGTGACACTGCTGCGCAAGGACCAGCGCCATATCAGTGACCGGTTCGGCAGCCGCTATTCTCAGGCCGAGCGCTTTGCGTCCAGCCAGTGGAAAATGTCGATGCGCTGGACCTTACCTTGTCTCGAGAACGCGCAGGCCACGTTTTTCTGCAGCTTGGCTCGCCAGTTCGAACATGGAACGCATACGGTATTCGTAGGCGACGTGTTGCAGACGGTAGTCAACGATGAAGTCGATCCGCTGCTGTATGCCGACGGCGCTTACCGATGTCTGGATAGCGTTCAGGCACACCTCACCTGA
- a CDS encoding sodium:solute symporter family protein, producing MNSALLILTVFFVGALAIGLVAKRGVEMNLEEWSIAGRGFGVVISFVLIAGEIFSTYSFLGATGWAYAKGAPVFYYMGCASLAFVIGYWTLPRLRDIAQEYQLVSFSDYFERVFNSRMLGAMAAVIGLGAMIPLLVIQMKGLGIIVHEASYGGLSETAAIWAGLAIMVAYIVVSGIRGAATVAVVKDVLILIVALSLAAYLPLHYLGGYAHLFETIERTHPGHFNMPETGLNATWYNSTVLLVSLGYFLFPHAFTSVYAIKTRDAARKNAIMMPLYQMLIVCMYIVGFTAIVVVPGLTGSSTDIALFAIAKKSFPAWVVGVIGGAGLLTALVPGAMILLNASTMFSKNLVRGYLLPHASDAVINRIARITVPVYALICVTALFSSGASMVPISLFASNLLDQLFPAFLLGLIPRVTKRVAPLALGIVVGVLMLGYVSLGCAGDFARAFPFLPTWLASVNVGLSALAVNVIVVSTTACLSRVGARPITVAR from the coding sequence ATGAACAGCGCGCTGCTTATTCTCACAGTATTTTTCGTCGGGGCGCTTGCGATCGGGTTGGTGGCGAAACGTGGCGTCGAAATGAACTTGGAGGAATGGTCGATCGCAGGTCGCGGGTTCGGCGTCGTTATTTCCTTCGTTCTTATCGCCGGTGAAATTTTTTCAACGTATTCGTTTCTCGGCGCGACGGGCTGGGCATATGCGAAGGGTGCTCCGGTGTTCTACTACATGGGCTGCGCCTCACTTGCGTTCGTCATTGGATACTGGACCCTTCCACGTCTTCGTGACATCGCTCAGGAGTATCAGCTTGTTTCATTCTCCGACTACTTTGAGCGCGTATTCAATAGTCGCATGCTCGGTGCCATGGCGGCCGTCATCGGTCTGGGCGCAATGATCCCCCTCCTCGTGATCCAGATGAAAGGCCTCGGGATCATCGTGCACGAGGCCTCCTATGGAGGGCTGTCGGAAACCGCAGCAATCTGGGCCGGCCTCGCAATCATGGTAGCTTACATCGTCGTGTCCGGAATCCGCGGCGCGGCGACCGTTGCAGTGGTCAAGGATGTTCTCATCCTGATCGTTGCACTTTCTCTTGCTGCGTATCTTCCACTGCACTATCTCGGGGGATACGCACACCTCTTCGAGACGATCGAACGTACGCATCCGGGACACTTCAATATGCCCGAGACAGGCCTCAACGCGACGTGGTACAACTCCACCGTGTTGCTGGTCTCGTTGGGCTATTTCCTCTTTCCCCACGCCTTCACGAGTGTTTACGCTATCAAAACCCGCGACGCAGCGAGAAAGAATGCGATCATGATGCCGCTTTACCAGATGCTGATTGTCTGTATGTACATAGTTGGCTTCACTGCGATCGTTGTCGTGCCTGGTCTGACGGGCTCGTCAACCGACATCGCACTATTCGCAATCGCGAAGAAGTCCTTTCCCGCGTGGGTGGTAGGGGTCATCGGCGGTGCAGGCCTGCTCACAGCGCTCGTGCCGGGGGCAATGATTTTGCTTAACGCGTCGACTATGTTCTCGAAGAACCTGGTCCGAGGCTATCTCCTGCCTCACGCGTCTGACGCGGTGATCAACCGAATCGCGCGAATTACCGTCCCCGTGTATGCGCTCATCTGCGTGACCGCTCTGTTCTCGTCGGGCGCCTCCATGGTGCCGATTTCGCTCTTCGCGTCCAATCTCCTTGACCAGCTCTTTCCCGCCTTTCTGCTCGGCCTGATACCTCGCGTGACCAAACGAGTTGCGCCGCTCGCACTCGGAATTGTCGTCGGTGTTTTGATGCTTGGCTACGTGTCGCTCGGTTGTGCGGGGGATTTTGCGCGAGCGTTTCCATTCCTGCCAACATGGCTAGCTTCAGTGAACGTCGGTCTTTCCGCCCTCGCAGTGAACGTTATTGTTGTGTCGACCACCGCGTGTCTGAGCCGCGTGGGTGCACGTCCAATTACGGTAGCGCGCTAA
- a CDS encoding IS630 family transposase: MPMGRPKAELELSEDERSQLISIARSRSISAALVTRARIVLAAADGEPNSAIAQRLQLTRATVGKWRLRFLEQRINGLYDEVRPGKPRTIDDERLAQLIHKTLHTKPADGSTHWSVRTIAAETAISPTSVHRYFKLLGLQPHRSESFKLSTDQFFIEKLRDVVGLYLSPPENALVLCVDEKSQCQALERTQPMLPMGFGYVEGVTHDYVRHGTTTLFAALNVLNGAVLATCKPRHRHQEFLSFLREIDKAVPAELDVHCIVDNYSSHKHPKVKAWLAARPRWHMHFIPTYSSWLNQVERFFALITDKAIRRGSFGSVKQLIRRIDQFVSHYNENCKPFIWTASADSILEKLHRLCSRISGTEH; this comes from the coding sequence ATGCCGATGGGACGACCGAAGGCCGAGTTGGAGTTGAGCGAAGACGAGCGCTCGCAACTGATCTCGATAGCACGTTCCCGCTCGATTTCGGCTGCGCTGGTCACGCGTGCGCGCATTGTACTGGCGGCGGCTGACGGGGAGCCCAACAGCGCAATCGCGCAGCGCCTGCAACTCACACGCGCCACGGTGGGCAAGTGGCGTCTGCGATTCCTGGAGCAGCGCATCAACGGACTCTATGATGAAGTACGCCCCGGCAAGCCGCGCACGATCGACGATGAGCGACTGGCTCAGCTGATCCACAAGACCCTGCACACCAAGCCTGCGGATGGCTCCACGCACTGGAGCGTGCGCACAATTGCAGCCGAAACTGCCATCTCGCCGACGAGTGTGCACCGTTACTTCAAGCTGCTGGGTCTGCAGCCGCATCGCAGCGAAAGCTTCAAGCTCTCGACTGATCAATTCTTCATCGAGAAATTGCGCGACGTGGTCGGCCTCTACTTGAGTCCGCCGGAGAACGCACTGGTATTGTGCGTCGACGAGAAGAGCCAGTGTCAGGCCCTTGAGCGTACGCAACCCATGCTGCCGATGGGTTTCGGCTACGTCGAAGGTGTCACGCACGATTATGTTCGTCACGGCACCACCACTTTGTTTGCGGCACTGAACGTGCTCAACGGTGCCGTACTCGCCACCTGCAAGCCGCGTCATCGACATCAGGAATTCCTGTCGTTCCTGCGCGAAATCGACAAGGCAGTGCCGGCCGAACTCGACGTGCACTGTATCGTCGATAACTACAGCAGTCACAAGCACCCGAAGGTCAAGGCATGGCTGGCAGCGCGTCCTCGCTGGCACATGCATTTCATTCCCACCTACAGTTCATGGCTTAATCAGGTCGAACGCTTCTTCGCGCTGATCACTGACAAGGCCATCCGGCGCGGTTCGTTCGGTTCGGTCAAGCAACTGATCAGACGCATCGATCAGTTCGTTTCCCACTACAACGAAAACTGCAAACCATTCATCTGGACCGCCTCCGCTGATTCAATCCTCGAAAAGCTACACAGACTTTGTTCGCGAATCAGCGGAACGGAACACTAG